A single window of Leptospiraceae bacterium DNA harbors:
- a CDS encoding hemerythrin family protein, whose product MSIKWDDKYKLHISGVDDQHKRLFQLLAESEKLYSNNKGNLINNIPEIKKALLEVEQYTITHFIMEERAMEDTGYPDFESHKAQHLQFIATTQEFLLKLNSDEIMNDEIKLDDFLLRLLTFLSHWITNHIQIKDMEIKPFVKGL is encoded by the coding sequence ATGAGCATCAAATGGGATGATAAATACAAATTACATATTTCAGGCGTGGATGATCAGCATAAACGACTTTTTCAATTGCTTGCGGAAAGTGAAAAACTGTATTCAAATAATAAAGGCAACCTAATAAACAATATTCCAGAAATTAAAAAAGCACTCCTAGAAGTGGAGCAATATACGATCACTCATTTTATAATGGAAGAGCGTGCGATGGAAGATACGGGCTATCCTGATTTCGAATCTCATAAAGCACAGCACTTGCAGTTCATTGCTACTACGCAGGAATTCCTCTTGAAATTAAATTCTGATGAAATTATGAATGACGAAATTAAGTTAGATGATTTTCTTCTGAGATTATTAACGTTTTTAAGCCATTGGATAACAAATCATATCCAAATTAAAGACATGGAAATCAAACCATTCGTTAAA